One genomic region from Alphaproteobacteria bacterium 33-17 encodes:
- a CDS encoding methionine adenosyltransferase produces the protein MEYKRVKDYIFTSESVSEGHPDKLCDMVSDSILDTYLKRDPMAKVAVECLAMYNRIVVAGEIRGPEISKEEIEKIVRNAVKSIGYDKDPFNADTITVDINLNRQSPDIAMGVDGDENKEEGAGDQGIMFGYACNETKNLMPAPIYYAHKILRTIFGAIHLGALKGVGPDAKSQISIQYKDGKPVGVDNILVSIQHDENLSQKDVKDLIKPYVVQALPEGWMCSDSKFLVNPTGRFTIGGPVGDTGLTGRKIIVDTYGGAAPHGGGAFSGKDPSKVDRSGAYAARYIAKNIVASGLAEKCTIQIAYAIGVAKPLSIYVSTHGTGIIPESEIIDIIHKVVDLTPKGMRTKLQLNKPIYARTAAYGHFGREAEVDGGFSWERLDLVEEIKKYMPK, from the coding sequence ATGGAATATAAGCGCGTTAAGGACTATATATTTACTAGTGAATCAGTATCTGAAGGTCACCCGGATAAACTATGTGACATGGTATCTGATAGCATTTTAGATACTTACCTTAAGCGTGATCCTATGGCAAAAGTGGCGGTAGAATGCCTGGCAATGTATAACAGAATAGTGGTTGCTGGTGAAATTAGAGGTCCTGAAATTTCTAAGGAAGAAATTGAAAAAATCGTAAGAAATGCTGTTAAATCAATAGGTTACGATAAAGACCCTTTTAACGCAGATACAATTACCGTTGATATTAACCTAAATAGACAATCGCCAGATATTGCCATGGGTGTGGATGGTGATGAAAATAAAGAGGAAGGTGCTGGTGATCAGGGCATTATGTTTGGATATGCATGCAATGAAACAAAAAACCTTATGCCTGCCCCTATATATTATGCTCATAAAATTCTTAGAACTATTTTTGGCGCTATTCACCTTGGAGCATTAAAAGGCGTAGGTCCTGATGCCAAAAGCCAGATTTCAATACAGTATAAAGATGGGAAACCTGTAGGCGTTGATAATATATTAGTTTCAATCCAACACGATGAAAATTTAAGCCAAAAAGACGTTAAAGACCTAATTAAGCCATACGTGGTTCAGGCTCTTCCTGAAGGATGGATGTGTAGCGATTCAAAATTCCTGGTAAACCCTACAGGAAGGTTTACTATTGGGGGGCCAGTTGGAGATACTGGTCTTACAGGTCGTAAAATTATTGTAGATACATACGGCGGCGCTGCTCCACACGGCGGCGGCGCATTTTCTGGCAAGGATCCATCTAAAGTTGACAGGTCTGGAGCATATGCCGCGCGTTACATCGCTAAAAATATTGTGGCAAGCGGCCTTGCTGAAAAATGCACAATACAAATTGCATATGCTATTGGGGTTGCAAAACCTTTATCAATATACGTAAGTACGCATGGTACAGGCATTATTCCAGAGAGCGAAATTATTGATATTATTCACAAAGTTGTAGATCTGACGCCAAAAGGTATGCGGACTAAGCTTCAGCTTAATAAGCCAATTTATGCCAGAACCGCGGCTTATGGTCATTTTGGACGTGAAGCAGAAGTAGATGGTGGTTTCTCATGGGAAAGGCTTGATTTAGTTGAAGAAATCAAAAAATATATGCCTAAATAA